The following are encoded in a window of Candidatus Poribacteria bacterium genomic DNA:
- a CDS encoding CRTAC1 family protein encodes MRYFCYIVLFFLPSMSTPAAVQFVDATAAAGITFRHVDGRTGEKYLLETLGSGAVFFDFDVDGALDLYIVNATYIPPPASEKLSQTLVPRNVLYRNNGNGTFTDITDSAGVGDTGYGVGCAAADINNDGYPEIYVTNYGRNRLYYNNGDGTFTDVTQKAGVGDERWGTSCAFLDYDLDGDVDLYVVNYMKFSVAENEWWETQGIRTYCSPTDQIAGSHFVSEPDILYRNNGDGTFTDVTETVGISHRALGLAAAVGDYDNDGYPDLHIANDMEADLFYHNNGDGTFTETADFTGTGYDENGFPGSGMGNAFGDYNNDGYLDLIVSNASGLPALLYRNENAAFFTDVSFILGIGAVTLPYFKWAVEFLDYNNDGLLDLFVANGHLQENISLFSESTYPQMDLIFRNVRRQDGTHHFMDASTEVGLAALPKKVSRAAAFGDYDNDGDIDIFLNNSNQPAMLLRNEGGNSNHWLTIQPIGTRSNTSGIGTKIVVKAGNLSLSKEVRSGASYLSQSDLRVHFGLGKNLAVVDTLEIHWQSGLSEQFSNVKSDQILRIKEGQGIIHTEE; translated from the coding sequence ATGAGATACTTCTGCTACATCGTCCTCTTCTTCCTTCCGAGCATGTCCACTCCCGCAGCGGTTCAATTCGTTGACGCGACCGCTGCTGCAGGAATCACATTTCGGCATGTCGATGGCAGAACCGGTGAGAAGTACCTCCTCGAAACGCTCGGCTCTGGTGCCGTCTTTTTCGACTTTGACGTTGATGGGGCATTGGATCTCTATATAGTGAACGCTACATACATCCCCCCACCAGCCAGCGAAAAACTGTCTCAGACGCTAGTCCCACGAAACGTCCTCTACCGAAACAACGGCAACGGCACCTTTACTGATATTACAGACAGCGCAGGCGTTGGAGATACCGGCTATGGCGTTGGATGTGCAGCCGCCGATATTAATAATGACGGCTACCCTGAAATTTATGTAACGAACTACGGACGCAACCGCCTCTACTACAACAACGGTGATGGCACCTTTACTGACGTCACACAAAAAGCAGGCGTCGGTGATGAACGTTGGGGAACAAGCTGTGCCTTTCTGGATTACGATTTAGATGGGGACGTTGACCTATACGTCGTCAACTACATGAAATTCTCCGTCGCGGAAAACGAATGGTGGGAAACGCAGGGTATCAGAACATATTGCAGCCCGACAGATCAGATCGCTGGTAGCCACTTTGTAAGCGAGCCTGATATCCTCTATCGCAACAACGGCGACGGAACCTTTACAGATGTTACCGAAACTGTGGGGATCTCACATCGTGCCCTCGGTCTCGCTGCCGCAGTTGGAGATTACGACAATGATGGTTACCCAGACTTACACATCGCTAACGATATGGAAGCGGACCTCTTCTACCACAACAACGGCGATGGCACTTTTACCGAGACCGCTGACTTCACCGGGACAGGATACGATGAAAACGGTTTCCCAGGAAGTGGTATGGGAAACGCATTCGGCGATTACAATAACGATGGTTACCTTGACCTTATTGTTAGTAACGCTTCTGGACTGCCCGCACTGCTCTATCGAAATGAAAACGCTGCGTTTTTTACCGATGTTTCTTTTATTTTAGGTATTGGAGCCGTAACACTCCCGTATTTCAAATGGGCAGTCGAATTCTTAGATTACAACAACGATGGTCTCCTTGACCTCTTCGTCGCGAACGGACACCTTCAAGAGAACATCTCGCTCTTTTCAGAGAGTACTTATCCACAGATGGATTTGATTTTTCGTAACGTGCGTAGGCAGGACGGCACACACCATTTTATGGATGCATCTACCGAGGTTGGATTGGCAGCACTTCCCAAAAAAGTTAGCCGGGCTGCGGCATTCGGGGACTATGACAATGACGGAGATATTGATATTTTTCTCAACAATTCCAATCAACCCGCAATGCTTCTCCGAAACGAGGGCGGTAACAGCAATCACTGGTTGACAATCCAACCCATCGGGACCCGAAGCAATACGTCCGGTATTGGCACAAAAATAGTTGTGAAAGCGGGGAATTTGTCTCTTTCCAAAGAGGTACGGAGCGGTGCGAGTTACCTCTCACAAAGCGATCTCCGGGTTCATTTTGGATTGGGAAAGAATCTCGCAGTCGTCGATACCCTTGAAATCCACTGGCAGAGCGGACTCAGCGAGCAGTTTTCTAACGTGAAATCCGACCAAATTCTCCGTATTAAAGAAGGACAGGGAATTATACATACCGAGGAATGA
- a CDS encoding DUF1844 domain-containing protein, with protein sequence MEETTVQEEAQQLPSVDFISYLANLVETGRLYLEGIPNPETDEVVTNFPLVKHIIDTIEMLEEKTKGNLTAPEANFLANTLYELRMGYVRAINRQETATQAETPAEETEEEVSAENAEDSP encoded by the coding sequence ATGGAAGAAACGACGGTTCAGGAGGAAGCACAACAACTTCCCTCTGTCGATTTTATTAGTTATCTTGCCAACCTTGTAGAAACGGGACGGCTCTACTTAGAGGGTATTCCTAACCCTGAAACGGACGAAGTAGTTACAAACTTCCCGCTCGTGAAACATATTATTGATACGATTGAGATGCTCGAAGAAAAAACGAAGGGAAATCTCACCGCCCCAGAAGCCAACTTCTTGGCAAATACGCTCTATGAACTCAGAATGGGGTACGTCCGCGCCATCAATAGACAAGAAACGGCTACACAGGCAGAAACACCCGCTGAGGAAACCGAAGAAGAGGTCTCCGCTGAAAACGCCGAAGATTCGCCTTAA
- a CDS encoding peptidylprolyl isomerase yields MLRQQQNKQHRQLASAALFVLATFFATFVLSCAQEDQAAPVPRARRAGTGTATTPAKPQIDPATVVAVIETAKGTIEFEFLAAEAPETSKNFIKNARVMYYKGEKFNRAEELLIQAGSKLAAGDTLPIENGSQEMSRGVVAMAKEEGASVSYASEFFICRGDAILDSDYTIFGSIISGMDVVDTIVVDDVITNITIRDKEMSAE; encoded by the coding sequence ATGTTAAGGCAACAGCAGAATAAGCAACATCGGCAACTCGCATCCGCAGCACTCTTCGTTTTAGCGACATTTTTCGCTACCTTCGTGCTGAGTTGCGCACAAGAAGATCAGGCGGCACCTGTCCCACGAGCGCGTCGCGCCGGCACAGGCACTGCAACAACCCCAGCGAAACCTCAGATTGACCCAGCAACGGTGGTCGCTGTTATCGAAACCGCAAAAGGTACCATCGAATTTGAATTTCTCGCAGCCGAAGCACCAGAAACTTCTAAGAATTTCATCAAAAACGCGCGGGTGATGTATTACAAGGGTGAGAAGTTTAATCGCGCAGAAGAACTGCTCATCCAAGCAGGTTCAAAGCTTGCTGCTGGAGATACACTCCCCATTGAGAACGGTTCGCAAGAGATGTCGCGCGGCGTTGTCGCTATGGCGAAAGAGGAAGGCGCGAGCGTTTCGTATGCATCCGAATTCTTTATCTGTCGAGGGGACGCCATCCTCGATAGCGATTACACCATTTTCGGAAGCATTATCAGCGGAATGGATGTGGTTGACACCATCGTTGTCGACGACGTCATTACGAACATCACCATCCGAGACAAGGAAATGTCCGCTGAGTAA
- a CDS encoding LamG domain-containing protein, whose amino-acid sequence MRHVNVHCMRSTRGIILISTLNRNFYNLSSTNTKKGSRPANATRLFVRSVVLANWLSVNSRQLRGESVEPACFVTDNRKEICIADFRTDNHKKEKFTVLKFGQFIGGLVAMCILFTVSTPLHAGLDDKSLVLYLPFDEGKGGKAADGSIYGHDGEFVQNPTWVDGQFGKALEFDGTKGEHVIVPINDTLQLREQFSVAFWVKRGKAQIRDWNYMVAAGSLKWATIFKNGGSMTYFWSTSGGTWAQKAVSKDIQPEDWVHMVVTHDTKSKVVIYNDGKEAGGGAKPPPVDEIDGSIMVGARHPGQEFFTGIIDEVFLFNRIITEAEISEIMDGEFLPVEPAEKLATTWGSIKADRD is encoded by the coding sequence ATGCGACACGTCAACGTCCACTGCATGAGGTCAACCCGTGGGATCATCTTGATCTCAACGTTAAACCGCAATTTCTACAACTTGAGTTCCACAAACACGAAAAAGGGTTCACGACCAGCGAATGCGACACGGCTGTTTGTAAGAAGTGTGGTGCTTGCTAATTGGTTATCAGTTAACAGTCGTCAGTTAAGAGGTGAATCCGTTGAACCAGCGTGTTTTGTAACTGATAACCGAAAGGAAATCTGCATAGCAGATTTCCGAACTGATAACCATAAAAAGGAGAAATTCACAGTGCTCAAATTCGGACAATTTATAGGTGGACTCGTCGCAATGTGCATTTTGTTCACCGTTTCGACACCTTTACATGCCGGGTTAGATGACAAATCTCTCGTTTTATATCTCCCTTTTGACGAAGGAAAGGGAGGGAAAGCCGCCGATGGCTCCATATATGGTCATGATGGTGAATTTGTTCAAAATCCCACATGGGTAGATGGACAGTTCGGCAAAGCATTGGAATTCGATGGGACCAAGGGAGAACATGTTATCGTTCCCATCAACGACACTTTACAGCTACGAGAACAATTTTCTGTCGCTTTTTGGGTGAAACGCGGGAAAGCCCAAATTCGGGACTGGAATTACATGGTGGCAGCCGGCTCATTGAAATGGGCAACAATTTTTAAGAATGGTGGCAGTATGACCTACTTCTGGTCGACCTCTGGTGGCACATGGGCACAGAAGGCGGTCAGCAAGGACATTCAACCCGAAGATTGGGTGCACATGGTAGTCACACATGATACTAAATCAAAAGTGGTCATCTATAATGATGGCAAAGAAGCCGGTGGTGGAGCGAAACCGCCACCTGTCGATGAAATTGACGGTTCTATTATGGTCGGTGCCCGCCACCCCGGTCAAGAATTTTTCACAGGTATCATTGACGAGGTGTTTCTTTTTAACCGGATCATCACCGAAGCAGAAATCAGCGAAATTATGGATGGCGAATTTCTGCCCGTAGAACCCGCAGAGAAACTCGCGACGACCTGGGGTAGCATTAAGGCGGATCGCGATTAG
- a CDS encoding Gfo/Idh/MocA family oxidoreductase: protein MNPQKPLAIGIIGAGNMGRHHQGAITNYGARVVAVHDVRLEAARELAAHAESALATTALDSFFDVDMDGVVITTPPPIRLEPIQMACERGIPVMVEKPPALNMAEGRKCLACIEEADIIAAVGFQLRYHPLYERLKALIVSETVHLVRTVCTVNYYLSFRMSPWFLQYEISGGPLPEQAVHVLDCARFVMGNPKPVQAHALAVKNMALERTEFDAENAIQMTYQLDNGVFGTHMNHCGTEGFSFEVEVVGPHLRLQAHMTDNAIRGYLNGEVVDEPGVPENSLGLDKSGAWLRAIETGDRTLIRSPFTDAIETLALIDAAVQSRDTGRFMNVEDL from the coding sequence ATGAACCCTCAAAAACCGTTAGCAATAGGCATCATTGGTGCGGGTAATATGGGCAGGCACCATCAGGGTGCGATAACCAATTACGGTGCACGTGTTGTCGCAGTCCATGATGTAAGGCTTGAGGCAGCGCGCGAACTCGCAGCACATGCCGAATCCGCACTTGCAACTACGGCGTTGGATTCCTTTTTCGATGTGGACATGGACGGGGTGGTTATCACGACACCCCCTCCTATCCGTCTTGAACCGATCCAGATGGCATGTGAGCGCGGTATTCCTGTGATGGTTGAAAAACCGCCTGCTTTGAACATGGCTGAAGGCAGAAAGTGCCTCGCATGCATTGAGGAAGCGGATATCATCGCGGCTGTTGGGTTTCAACTCCGCTACCATCCGCTCTATGAGCGGTTAAAAGCCTTAATCGTTTCGGAAACGGTGCATCTCGTTCGGACGGTGTGTACCGTTAATTATTACCTCAGTTTCCGGATGTCGCCTTGGTTTCTACAATATGAGATAAGTGGGGGTCCCTTGCCCGAACAGGCGGTGCATGTGTTGGATTGTGCACGTTTTGTGATGGGAAATCCGAAACCGGTGCAAGCGCACGCACTCGCCGTCAAGAATATGGCATTGGAACGCACCGAATTCGATGCAGAAAACGCTATTCAAATGACTTATCAATTGGATAACGGTGTTTTCGGAACACACATGAATCATTGTGGCACCGAGGGATTTAGTTTTGAGGTTGAAGTCGTTGGACCGCATTTGCGACTACAAGCACATATGACGGATAACGCTATCCGTGGATACCTTAACGGTGAAGTTGTCGATGAACCCGGGGTCCCTGAAAACAGTCTGGGGTTGGATAAATCGGGAGCATGGTTGCGCGCCATTGAAACAGGGGACAGGACGCTAATTCGATCGCCATTCACCGATGCGATTGAGACGCTCGCCCTCATTGATGCCGCGGTCCAAAGCCGTGACACCGGCAGATTCATGAACGTTGAGGATCTGTAA
- a CDS encoding tetratricopeptide repeat protein yields MLKYFTIFILVGAGFPSPTFINIALSDSSRVEKHYKDATTYHDLGEFERAITEYKKVIALNPNSPLIYNRLGVAYSELKQYDAALDAYRRALALSPMTAEPHYNMGLVYLKQGDLPHALEAFKRAIAIDTEWGDAYTGLGEVYLKQGDFGRADRAYKHAIRLNSNANPSAILGLGKVYARQKRWEDAIIAFREVIEIQVDNTDAHYQLAQIYIKRGEKKKAASVMAVFKVLRQTDPLLKEAEIWVKRHPEDARGYNNLGIVYLARRRSEDAIASYKHAISLAPDLATAHYNLGHAYHKQGTMNRAITAYQQALTLDTNLAIAHNNIAVCYIELGIDLNQALSHARTAVRLVPTEPNYWDTLAQVCTILELKNEAQQAREKEERYSEKE; encoded by the coding sequence ATGCTAAAATATTTCACCATATTCATCCTCGTAGGGGCTGGGTTCCCCAGCCCGACTTTTATAAATATCGCTTTATCCGATTCTTCACGCGTTGAAAAGCATTATAAAGATGCCACTACCTATCATGATCTCGGTGAATTTGAGCGCGCTATCACCGAATACAAGAAAGTCATTGCGCTCAACCCAAATTCCCCTCTTATTTACAACAGACTCGGTGTCGCATATTCCGAACTGAAGCAATACGATGCCGCACTTGATGCGTATCGAAGAGCCCTTGCCTTGTCTCCTATGACGGCTGAACCGCACTATAACATGGGGCTGGTTTACCTCAAGCAGGGTGATCTCCCACATGCCCTTGAGGCGTTTAAACGCGCCATTGCTATTGACACTGAGTGGGGGGATGCCTACACAGGACTCGGCGAAGTCTACTTGAAGCAGGGTGATTTCGGACGTGCCGATCGCGCCTATAAACACGCCATACGCCTCAATTCAAACGCAAATCCGAGTGCTATCTTAGGATTAGGGAAGGTCTATGCAAGGCAGAAACGCTGGGAGGACGCAATCATCGCCTTTAGGGAAGTAATTGAAATCCAAGTGGATAACACTGACGCACATTATCAACTCGCCCAAATTTATATTAAACGTGGCGAAAAGAAAAAAGCCGCTTCAGTAATGGCGGTCTTCAAAGTTCTCCGTCAAACAGACCCACTCCTCAAAGAAGCAGAGATATGGGTGAAAAGACATCCCGAGGACGCAAGAGGCTATAACAATCTTGGTATCGTTTATCTCGCACGTCGTCGTTCTGAGGACGCAATTGCGAGCTACAAACATGCCATTTCCCTTGCCCCTGATTTAGCCACTGCCCACTACAACTTAGGACACGCCTACCATAAGCAAGGAACGATGAACCGCGCTATCACAGCTTATCAACAAGCACTCACCCTCGACACGAATCTCGCAATTGCGCATAACAACATCGCTGTCTGCTACATAGAATTAGGGATAGATTTGAACCAGGCACTCTCCCATGCCCGAACCGCTGTCCGTCTTGTCCCAACTGAGCCGAACTATTGGGATACGCTTGCGCAAGTTTGCACCATTCTTGAATTGAAAAATGAAGCGCAACAGGCACGTGAAAAAGAGGAAAGATATTCCGAAAAAGAATGA
- a CDS encoding NAD(P)-dependent oxidoreductase yields MLNSPDQTARKIKKILITGANGYLAQFIIDRLRGEYELTLTDIVELDRAIAGTTFIKADVTDAAEIEAACADQDAVVHLVALVRGRSDKPASLFADVMVKGTWNVAEACVRQGVQKLVNISSISACPPAPSAELPYKVDDDFQFGTGDLYYALAKYLGEQIGAAYHQAHGLNVIHVRPGVIDGDGQNPGPTAPDVVTDPWFVYVDPRDVAQCVARAIETETVRYGSYNAVAGRADSRFAWKQAAKDLEYSPEHNWPEIPDSDT; encoded by the coding sequence ATGCTGAATTCACCTGACCAAACCGCAAGGAAAATTAAAAAAATTTTGATTACCGGTGCGAATGGGTATCTGGCGCAATTTATCATTGATCGGTTGCGTGGCGAGTATGAACTGACGCTAACGGATATTGTTGAGCTGGATCGCGCTATTGCAGGCACGACTTTTATTAAGGCAGATGTGACGGATGCCGCCGAAATCGAGGCGGCGTGTGCAGATCAAGATGCTGTCGTTCATCTTGTCGCTTTGGTGCGGGGACGATCTGATAAACCAGCCTCGCTGTTTGCGGATGTTATGGTAAAAGGCACATGGAACGTCGCGGAAGCGTGCGTAAGGCAGGGTGTTCAGAAGTTGGTGAACATCTCAAGTATTTCGGCGTGTCCTCCTGCTCCAAGTGCCGAATTGCCTTACAAGGTAGACGATGATTTCCAGTTCGGTACGGGGGATCTTTACTATGCATTGGCAAAGTATCTCGGTGAGCAGATCGGTGCGGCGTATCATCAAGCGCATGGATTGAACGTGATCCATGTCCGCCCGGGTGTTATAGATGGAGACGGCCAGAATCCCGGTCCGACAGCCCCTGACGTTGTGACAGATCCTTGGTTCGTTTATGTGGATCCGAGGGATGTTGCGCAATGTGTTGCCCGTGCGATCGAAACAGAAACAGTCCGGTATGGTTCTTATAATGCTGTCGCTGGTCGTGCGGATTCCCGTTTCGCGTGGAAACAGGCAGCAAAGGACTTAGAATATTCACCGGAGCATAATTGGCCAGAGATACCTGATAGCGATACGTAG
- a CDS encoding LamG domain-containing protein, with the protein MFVDTCKNVAYNLTLGDLNLKQRTIFWCLSLILISVSTVCAGQELVLHLSFDALDGKVAKDSSEFGNDATFKGSPKLIDGVFGKALEFDGKTSGQIPDHSSLDIVDALTIEFWALVKGGEAIQSGVEKGVAWVSGLYNLAALYNGGTILQFFDLPDACNDENIGPSIQDGEWHFLAGTWDGKTILLYIDGELEAEMACKGELKPNNDPLFIGARGGSGRFLTGALDEIKMYNYALTKAELLKDMEEPTTLPVDTQDKLTTVWARLKTN; encoded by the coding sequence ATTTTTGTTGACACCTGTAAAAATGTCGCTTATAATTTGACCTTAGGAGATCTAAACTTGAAACAACGTACTATTTTCTGGTGCCTCTCTCTCATTTTGATAAGTGTTTCAACAGTTTGCGCGGGACAAGAGTTGGTCCTGCACCTTTCCTTTGATGCGTTAGACGGAAAGGTTGCAAAGGACAGCTCGGAATTTGGTAACGATGCAACCTTCAAAGGTTCGCCAAAACTCATTGACGGTGTTTTTGGAAAAGCATTGGAGTTTGACGGAAAAACCTCTGGACAAATTCCTGACCATTCAAGCCTTGATATAGTGGACGCACTCACTATCGAATTCTGGGCGCTTGTCAAGGGTGGCGAGGCAATCCAGAGTGGTGTTGAAAAAGGTGTGGCTTGGGTCTCCGGTCTATATAACCTCGCCGCTCTGTACAACGGCGGAACAATCCTTCAATTCTTTGATTTACCCGATGCATGTAACGACGAGAACATCGGTCCGAGTATTCAGGATGGCGAGTGGCATTTTCTCGCAGGAACGTGGGATGGAAAAACAATTCTGCTCTACATCGACGGCGAACTGGAAGCAGAAATGGCATGTAAAGGTGAACTAAAGCCGAACAACGATCCACTCTTTATCGGCGCACGCGGTGGAAGTGGACGCTTTCTCACGGGTGCCTTAGATGAAATCAAAATGTACAACTATGCCTTAACCAAGGCGGAGTTGCTCAAGGATATGGAAGAGCCTACCACGCTGCCTGTTGATACACAGGACAAATTGACAACCGTTTGGGCACGTCTCAAAACGAACTAA
- a CDS encoding peptidylprolyl isomerase codes for MKATRYFLAQFTSQNVLYKSPTLFLLLLTLIGCALPFSQNLTPEEQVAVVTTDKGILVLEFYPDAAPVAVDNFIKLINQKFYDGLTFHRKVDTRGLNIIQGGCPKGDGTGGPGWTIADEYTNPNQRPHVRGTLAMARTSEPNSSGSQFYICLKPQPHLDGDYTTFGGVIQGMDIVDQLSMGDVMTKIRLEAKSKYVKATAE; via the coding sequence ATGAAAGCGACACGCTATTTTTTGGCACAATTTACAAGCCAAAACGTGCTTTATAAAAGTCCGACGCTTTTCCTTTTATTGCTAACCCTAATCGGTTGCGCGCTCCCCTTCAGCCAGAACCTAACCCCTGAAGAACAGGTCGCAGTCGTCACAACCGACAAAGGTATACTCGTGCTTGAGTTCTACCCTGATGCTGCCCCTGTGGCAGTGGATAATTTCATCAAGTTAATTAACCAGAAGTTTTACGACGGCTTAACATTTCATCGGAAAGTTGATACACGCGGCTTGAATATTATTCAGGGCGGGTGTCCAAAAGGTGATGGAACAGGTGGTCCCGGGTGGACGATTGCCGACGAGTACACAAATCCGAATCAACGTCCACATGTTAGAGGTACATTGGCAATGGCTCGGACCTCCGAGCCGAACTCATCCGGGAGCCAATTCTATATCTGCTTGAAACCCCAACCCCATCTTGACGGAGACTACACTACTTTCGGTGGTGTAATTCAAGGGATGGATATCGTCGATCAGTTATCGATGGGCGATGTCATGACAAAAATCCGATTGGAGGCGAAGTCAAAATATGTTAAGGCAACAGCAGAATAA